Within the Anoplopoma fimbria isolate UVic2021 breed Golden Eagle Sablefish chromosome 21, Afim_UVic_2022, whole genome shotgun sequence genome, the region aagACCTTCTACTATGGCTCTGAATTATCAAAACTTTTAATTTTCTAACTCCTGTTTTTCCCTCAGATTCCAGATGAAATTCTACTTCATTTGTCAGCTGGGCTACTGGTTACACGCTCTGCCAGAACTCTATTTCCAAAAGACAAAGAAGGTAGGTGTGGTGGACCCATCATTTTGTGATCGTTTTTGTATGACGCGACTGCAActtacttcctgtttgactTCCTTGGTTATGGTGCATTGTTTCAAAGAAACATACTCGCCCACTTAATTCCACGTGTGAAGTAAATATTTACCATTCACGGCCTCCCATCcttgtgtgtttactgtttagGAGGATATTCCACGCCAACTTGTGTACATCTTCCTGTACCTGGTCCACATTGCAGGCGCCTACATTCTGAAGTAAGCACTGCCACTATGTGATTGTGTAGAACATGAGGCCTTTCTCCTGTGTTTGTATACTGCCCTTCAGGAGAAAGTCAGTGGTGTCGCGTGTGTTGTTCCTGTTGTAATAAAGGGGACTCCTCTGTCTTTCAGTCTGAACCGTCTGGGTCTGGTTCTGCTAGTGTTGCACTACTTTGTTGAGCTCCTGTTCCACGTGTCCCGACTGATCTACTTCAGCAACGAGAACAGACAAACTGGGTGAGTTTTCATGTTCAGAATGGCGTGTGTACTGATCAATGTGTGATAGTCTGTGAAAGGTTTACTGCTAAAGATTACCGGTGGTGAGAAGTCATCCTCTTGTCTTCCAGTTTCACCATATGGGCCGTCTTGTTTGTCCTTGGCCGGCTGCTCACCCTGTCCTTGTCCGTCCTCACCGTGGGCTTTGGCCTCGCCACATCTGAGAATCAAGGCTTTGATTTAGCTGCAGGGAACTTTAATATTATCTTTGTTCGGTAAGTTTGTCTGAGAGGAGGAATGTGACTTTTTCTACCCAAATCCAATTTTTCTAACTGCATTTATTCTGATCTGAAAATCTACAAGCAACTGTCTTTTTGAACACAACAGttatcaaacaacaaaaaaaaaaaaaaaaaaatccacacttaaatatatatttagcatTACTAAAGTTGCTGGTTGCGATGCtacatttttgtccattttctTGATATGTTTAAATTCCCATGGGTAAATCCGTTAACATCAGGTTTGCCACTTATAGTAAAGGAACAAGAGCTTATTTTTACACACACCGTGTAGTACTGAGGTTCAACAATCATACAGGAAGGGCTCCATtgtagaagaggaagagagttGTTCAACAATACAAGcctcaataaattagaatgaAATCGAGTAATTGGGATTGTAGGAAATGACTAAACATTATCCCTACATAATGGACTGCTTTGGATATAACTGAGTATCTTAGGATGGACTAATATTTTCAACTAGAACTTGAGAGAGAGGTCAAAATTTGTATCTTAATTTTTAGCAGTATCAATGTTCGACTAACGCTGCGTCTTTACCCACTCTTTTAGGATGAATGTCCTGGCTGCCATCTGCCTCACTCAGGCCTTCATGATGTGGAAATTCATCAACTTCCAGCTGCGCCGGTGGAGAGAGCATGCCCAAGCCCAgactttgaaaaagaaacaagttcCTACCAAGAGCAAatcaaagaaagacaaaggtGAGCAACGAGCACAAAGTATGGGGCACTGGacattatatgtatattatgttatgtttatgCCTACATGCACTTAATATAAGTGCTTCATCAAATGGACCTAATTTGGatgtgtcctttttttgtttttagccaATGGAGTAAATGGAGTGAACTCCCACGCAGCCGATTCACCAAGAGCAAGAAAAGAGAAGTCATCATAAACACATTCCCCTCTATCACGTCCATCACGTCCTTCCCAAAGAACCATCTTACCCCGTGCTTCCGTGGCTGTTTCCAACTGACAGTCCCTCCAGCGCCTCCCCCACAATATGCATTTTCAGCTCCCACACACGACTGACCTCCCGGCTGGACTTCAAGAACCAGAATGCATTTAGCTTTGCTTGTTGGCAGTCGTCCAGCACGCCTTGATTTAGGAATCATTGCTCTGCTGTGCCACttcgaataaaaaaaaaaaaaaaaaagaaaaacctaaaACAAATTCCCaaacaaactatgaaaaaaGACCTTATTTAAGAAGTGCCTATTGATACAGATTGTTTTGTACAGGGTGTGTAAAAATTCAGGAATGATGCCTTCAGTGTTTAATGTTTCTCCCAAGTCAGGTCGTGTCATGCTTTTTCCCAAAATGGTGTGTATTCCAGCTTGTgatttatttccccttttttcttgtatttataAGTGCTAGCAGCTCCTCATCTTTGCCTCTGACTCCTTTCCCTCTTTGGAGggatatttttaaacattttgttgtaaGAATTTCCTAATAATATCTCTTATGTTTCCATCAGTGAAGGTTGCATACAGTCCTGTTATAATCTCTGGGTTCACGCCACAGACTGTTCAAGCTCACACAGCAGGACATGTTACAGTGTTTTCACCCTGTCACTGTCCAACAGACTTCTTAAGATGGAAAGCAAAGTAGAGGATTTAACCATATCTACTCATGGATAGAATAGGGAAGcgtgcataaaaacaaaacaggaaaacaggagACATCACCCTGTACTACATTAACTAGATTCACAGTTATAGTGCAAAACTGCCAGTAAAAATGTAGTAACCTGATGTAGCATTTAATTATAGGAGTTCAGAGCAGCTTTTAGTCACAAAAGAACATATCCCTTGCCATGAAATAATGCTGACTCTATTGCCGTTCTGCCTATAACACTGTCAATAATTGAACAcactttgtgttttagttttgaGTGATATGAGATAATGTTAAAAGAGATGGAAAGGAAAATCAGGAAAAACATCCCTTTACTTAGTTTCATTGAATCACTTTCTTTTAGGGTCCATAATCATTTGCTATTTAACTGGAATgggtttatgtatttgtttcgCCCTGCATATTATTGCTTAAAGTTAAAACGTCCACAAGAATTATTTGTTGTTGAAGCACGGACTGAGTGTGGGAAAACCATATTTTGttgactctttttttcctcccaacCCACTACAAAGTTGTGCCAAATGAGCCTGATTGACTGTTGGTATATGCCTTTCACTTACATGCCATGAAATGAATTAACAAAAGCTATGGAGTGCAGTCAACTGTATTGTAAGAGTCAATCGCCTAAATGACACTGGTTTATTCTAAATAATAAACCCTTTAAATAATATTAGGTACACAGTAAGTCATGGTTGTTTCCAGCGGTATATCAGAAGTGTATTTGGTTTTTCTCAGCTTGTCCTGATCGTTTATCTATCTTTACaaaggaa harbors:
- the tram1 gene encoding translocating chain-associated membrane protein 1, which produces MGIRKKTTKNPPVLSHEFVIQNHADIVSCVAMVFLLGLMFEVTSKFAVLFITVQYNVTISTNGPEETPLNHFHHGIKDLATTFFYMLVAIIMHAIIQEYVLDKINRKKHFSKTKHSKFNESGQLSAFYLFSFGWGASILLSENLLSNPVTLWEGYPHTLMPFQMKFYFICQLGYWLHALPELYFQKTKKEDIPRQLVYIFLYLVHIAGAYILNLNRLGLVLLVLHYFVELLFHVSRLIYFSNENRQTGFTIWAVLFVLGRLLTLSLSVLTVGFGLATSENQGFDLAAGNFNIIFVRMNVLAAICLTQAFMMWKFINFQLRRWREHAQAQTLKKKQVPTKSKSKKDKANGVNGVNSHAADSPRARKEKSS